A single Watersipora subatra chromosome 7, tzWatSuba1.1, whole genome shotgun sequence DNA region contains:
- the LOC137400953 gene encoding sodium-dependent organic anion transporter-like yields the protein MDLKFLNCAVNETEVNLRLILTEGSERNLEYPETIEAVPCRENSTEAGVNETLAATMLGFVTIRFTDDETMEHYLDYSVGVTRPPFQITDQVYGIGIMVLTAVATFTFGLSLEMGKVKGYLKKPVAPAIGIVCQFVLMPMTGFLITLAMTDAHPALKLGIFASATAPGGGLSNMFIYVLDGDVDLSITMTFISTCAALGFLPVWMYTLGQYILKDSGISLPFIGIVQTLALLVVPLTIGVLINRFLPKVAKILLYSQKAIVLLTMFFIMIYGTWVNGYAYRMIFTDVRLCLACFFLPYVGGMLGFCLALIFKQGRQLSLTIAIETAVQNLNVAIILLRESLQQPWADISSAIPIVIIMCTFIPFPFMAAARLIHDRVNKKVDKEDNIEQVEVTKVTHREKIGIDNPVPVHDEKF from the exons GCTCTGAAAGGAACCTCGAGTATCCTGAGACTATTGAAGCGGTCCCATGTAGAGAGAATTCAACGGAAGCTGGTGTAAATGAAACGCTAGCCGCGACAATGTTAGGGTTCGTTACTATTAGATTCACAGATGATGAAACCATGGAACATTATTTAGACTACTCTGTTGGAGTCACCCGCCCTCCGTTTCAAATTACTGATCAG GTATATGGTATTGGTATAATGGTGCTGACCGCCGTTGCCACCTTCACGTTTGGTCTTTCCCTAGAAATGGGCAAGGTCAAGGGATATCTTAAAAAGCCAGTTGCTCCCGCGATTGGAATAGTCTGCCAATTTGTTCTCATGCCCATG acaggttttttaatcacACTGGCTATGACCGATGCTCATCCAGCCTTGAAGTTAGGCATTTTTGCCTCAGCTACTGCTCCAGGTGGAGGCCTCTCCAACATGTTCATCTATGTACTTGATGGAGATGTCGACCTGAGCATTACCATGACATTCATAAGCACATGCGCAGCACTAG GCTTTTTACCAGTTTGGATGTACACTCTTGGACAGTATATTCTCAAAGACTCTGGCATTTCGCTGCCATTTATTGGCATAGTTCAGACACTTGCTCTTCTTGTTGTGCCTCTCACTATTGGCGTCCTGATCAACAGATTCCTTCCAAAAGTTGCAAAGATTTTGCTCTATTCTCAGAAAGCCATCGTTCTTCTTACCATGTTTTTCATCATGATATATG GTACTTGGGTGAATGGCTACGCGTATCGTATGATCTTCACTGATGTGAGACTTTGTCTCGCATGCTTCTTCTTACCCTACGTTG GTGGAATGCTTGGATTTTGCCTAGCTTTAATTTTCAAGCAAGGAAGGCAACTCTCTCTAACGATCGCTATTGAAACAGCAGTGCAGAACCTTAATGTCGCCATCATTCTGCTGAGAGAATCTTTACAGCAGCCATGGGCTGACATCAG CTCCGCTATTCCTATAGTGATTATAATGTGCACATTCATCCCATTTCCTTTCATGGCGGCTGCCCGGCTGATCCATGACAGAGTAAACAAAAAAGTAGACAAGGAAGACAACATAGAACAAGTAGAAGTAACAAAAGTTACACATCGG GAAAAGATCGGCATTGACAATCCTGTGCCAGTGCATGACGAAAAGTTCTAG